A stretch of the Blastocatellia bacterium genome encodes the following:
- a CDS encoding alginate export family protein yields MNNLITKLAFLFLIVIIYVSEVNGQTQKVSSTPISDEINKELPKWLSFSGEYRLRVEGFSGINGQRNRDDLYSLSRIRLDLTIKPTENLKIFLQAQDSRVFGFNSKPTPTIHANSIDLRQAYIEWQQKSKVGWSVKAGRQELNFGDQRLIGSLNWTNTSRTFDAIKIGYSQKNYGLEVFASSVVNVDNTVFDRHRDGKNLYGAYLKLPKIAPKTTLNTYLFWKTERPLVRSENGLIGSANIVTLGTNLIGALNPKINYEVDLMLQRGSFSTDDVRAYAAHSKINYTFSKKENIPTLFVEYNHASGDASPNDRVRGTFDQLFPTGHAKYGLTDLVGLRNMHDVWVGSVWQAHKKLKLQLDYHSIWLAKRRDGLYNAGGNLIARVAMGAKSNHVAQEIDIRATYNLRP; encoded by the coding sequence ATGAATAACTTAATAACAAAATTAGCATTCTTATTTCTTATAGTAATAATTTATGTTAGTGAGGTTAATGGACAAACACAAAAAGTATCAAGTACCCCAATCTCTGATGAAATAAATAAAGAACTTCCTAAATGGTTGAGTTTTTCTGGTGAATATAGATTAAGAGTAGAGGGATTTTCTGGTATTAATGGTCAAAGAAACCGAGATGACCTTTATAGTCTTTCTAGGATTCGCTTAGATTTAACTATAAAGCCTACAGAAAACTTAAAAATTTTCCTACAAGCTCAAGACTCACGAGTTTTTGGATTTAACAGCAAACCAACTCCAACAATACATGCTAATAGTATTGACTTAAGACAAGCTTATATTGAATGGCAACAAAAATCTAAAGTTGGTTGGTCAGTAAAAGCAGGCCGTCAAGAACTAAATTTTGGAGATCAGCGTTTAATTGGAAGCCTTAATTGGACTAACACATCAAGGACTTTTGATGCAATTAAAATTGGTTATAGCCAAAAAAATTATGGACTAGAAGTTTTTGCTTCTTCAGTTGTAAATGTTGATAATACTGTATTTGACCGTCATAGAGATGGTAAAAACTTATATGGGGCATATCTTAAACTTCCAAAAATAGCTCCTAAAACCACACTTAATACATATTTATTTTGGAAAACTGAGCGTCCACTTGTACGTAGCGAAAACGGTCTAATTGGTTCAGCTAACATTGTCACCTTAGGAACAAATCTTATAGGTGCATTAAATCCAAAAATAAACTATGAAGTTGATTTAATGCTGCAAAGAGGCTCTTTTTCAACTGATGATGTTAGGGCTTATGCTGCTCATAGTAAAATTAACTATACTTTCTCCAAAAAAGAAAATATTCCTACACTTTTTGTTGAATATAATCATGCTTCTGGAGATGCCAGTCCTAATGATCGTGTTAGAGGAACATTTGACCAGTTATTTCCTACAGGACATGCAAAATATGGATTAACTGATTTAGTTGGTTTACGTAATATGCACGATGTTTGGGTAGGTAGTGTTTGGCAGGCACATAAAAAACTAAAATTGCAGCTTGATTATCATTCAATTTGGCTAGCTAAACGTCGGGATGGCCTTTATAACGCTGGTGGAAATTTAATTGCTCGTGTTGCAATGGGAGCAAAATCAAATCATGTCGCCCAAGAAATAGATATAAGAGCTACTTATAATTTACGTCCATGA